In a single window of the Desulfovibrio aminophilus DSM 12254 genome:
- a CDS encoding hybrid sensor histidine kinase/response regulator, with amino-acid sequence MNSVLLVDDERDFTDTLAERLRARGFAVRTAYRGEEALEALRRADSEVVVLDLGLPGMDGFEVLRAAHALRPQTEFVLLTADNSLDTAVTGMKLGARDYLVKPAGTAAVARAIEDAADRRRHRQARLRMTETAKLAALGELAKGVAHEINNPLNIMINEAGWIEDLLEDKEFADSPQKPEMLRAVARIHAQAERCKAITSKLLTLRRAPDAPGAATSPEFLTEVLRRREERARELNVRLETDIPEGFPALPHPPADLEMILSNLADNALDAMSGTGGVLRLGLALEDGEAVMRVADTGPGVEPALQQRIFEPFFSTKEVGKGTGLGLAICWSLVEALGGRITIYSEKGRGARFSVRLPMTERKTEGTND; translated from the coding sequence ATGAACTCCGTGCTGCTGGTGGACGACGAACGGGACTTCACGGACACCCTGGCCGAGCGGCTCAGGGCCCGGGGATTCGCCGTGCGCACGGCCTATCGCGGCGAGGAGGCCCTGGAGGCCCTCCGCCGGGCCGATTCCGAGGTCGTTGTCCTGGACCTGGGCCTGCCCGGCATGGACGGCTTCGAGGTGCTGCGCGCGGCTCACGCGCTCCGGCCCCAGACCGAATTCGTCCTGCTCACCGCCGACAACAGCCTGGACACGGCCGTCACCGGCATGAAGCTCGGGGCCAGGGACTACCTGGTCAAGCCCGCCGGGACCGCCGCCGTGGCGCGGGCCATCGAGGACGCCGCCGACCGCCGCCGCCACCGCCAGGCCCGCCTGCGCATGACCGAGACGGCCAAGCTGGCCGCGCTGGGCGAGTTGGCCAAGGGAGTGGCCCACGAGATCAACAACCCGCTGAACATCATGATCAACGAGGCGGGCTGGATCGAGGATCTGCTGGAGGACAAGGAGTTCGCGGACAGCCCCCAGAAACCGGAGATGCTCCGGGCCGTGGCGCGCATCCACGCCCAGGCCGAGCGCTGCAAGGCCATCACCTCCAAGCTGCTGACCCTGCGCCGGGCGCCGGACGCCCCCGGGGCGGCCACCTCGCCGGAGTTCCTGACGGAGGTGCTCCGCCGCCGCGAGGAACGGGCCCGGGAGTTGAACGTGCGGCTGGAGACGGACATCCCGGAAGGCTTTCCGGCCCTGCCCCACCCCCCGGCGGACCTGGAGATGATCCTCTCCAATCTGGCGGACAACGCCCTGGACGCCATGAGCGGGACCGGCGGCGTCCTGCGCCTGGGCCTGGCCCTGGAAGACGGCGAGGCGGTCATGCGAGTCGCGGACACCGGGCCCGGCGTGGAGCCCGCGCTCCAGCAACGGATTTTCGAGCCCTTTTTCTCGACCAAGGAGGTCGGCAAGGGCACGGGCCTGGGCCTGGCCATATGCTGGAGCCTGGTGGAGGCCCTGGGCGGACGCATCACCATCTACAGTGAAAAGGGGCGGGGGGCGCGCTTCAGCGTGCGCCTGCCCATGACGGAACGGAAGACTGAAGGCACCAACGACTGA
- a CDS encoding sensor histidine kinase — protein MLKNIVGRHLPDPENGNGVEIVSPERYRILRRKIVALMAVVSILPLLALAAINYYEHQASLTSEIQNPLRVLVNKSRNSFEIFLAERTSTVSLIASAYPFEDLANEKVLNRIFQVMRREFVGFVDLALIDSKGDLKSYVGPYDLKGRNYAEQAWFHQVSIKGKYLSDVFMGFRKFPHVVIAVQHTAEDGRSWVLRATIDTSQFDRIIAAMSLEPGGDAFLVNRQGVLQTDSLLYGKVLDKLPFPMPAPSFETNVVSMVTPSGEEAFLSYTYFADADFALMAVKPRPSVLQTWYSVRIDLLVTFLAGVAAIFVAVYQITNVIIRRMRESDERRLSAIHQMEHTQKLSSIGRLAAGVAHEINNPLAIINEKAGLMRDLIGLRPDFPDKERFLAQVDAIIASVNRGRGITQRMLGFARRMDVKIEPLDINRVLTETMGFLEREAQYRNVSLERELAEGLPPIPSDQGQIQQVFLNVLNNALAAVPDGGLIKVITADLDERFVAVSIEDNGCGMCEETVKHMFEPFFTTKKDKGTGLGMSITYGIVKRLGGEIQVRSRQGEGTTITILLPKKQAEG, from the coding sequence ATGCTCAAGAACATCGTCGGCCGCCACCTCCCGGACCCCGAGAACGGAAACGGCGTGGAGATCGTCTCGCCCGAGCGCTACCGCATCCTGCGCCGCAAGATCGTGGCGCTCATGGCCGTGGTCTCGATCCTGCCGCTCCTGGCCCTGGCGGCCATCAACTACTACGAGCACCAGGCCTCGCTCACCAGCGAGATACAGAACCCCTTGCGGGTGCTGGTGAACAAGTCCCGGAACTCCTTCGAAATCTTCCTGGCCGAGCGCACCTCCACCGTGAGCCTCATCGCCTCGGCCTATCCCTTCGAGGATCTGGCCAACGAGAAAGTCCTCAACCGCATCTTCCAGGTCATGCGCCGGGAGTTCGTGGGCTTCGTGGACCTGGCGCTCATCGACTCCAAGGGCGACCTGAAGAGCTATGTGGGGCCCTACGACCTCAAGGGCCGCAACTACGCCGAGCAGGCCTGGTTCCATCAGGTGAGCATCAAGGGCAAGTACCTGAGCGACGTGTTCATGGGCTTCCGCAAGTTCCCCCACGTGGTCATCGCCGTGCAGCACACGGCCGAGGACGGCCGCTCCTGGGTTCTGCGCGCCACCATCGACACCTCCCAGTTCGACCGGATCATCGCGGCCATGAGCCTGGAGCCCGGCGGCGACGCCTTCCTGGTCAACCGCCAGGGCGTGCTCCAGACCGACTCCCTGCTCTACGGCAAGGTTCTGGACAAGCTGCCCTTCCCCATGCCCGCGCCGAGCTTCGAGACGAACGTGGTCAGCATGGTCACGCCCTCGGGCGAGGAGGCCTTCCTCTCCTACACCTACTTCGCCGACGCCGACTTCGCGCTCATGGCCGTGAAGCCCCGGCCCTCGGTTCTCCAGACCTGGTACTCGGTGCGCATCGACCTGCTGGTCACCTTCCTGGCCGGGGTGGCGGCCATCTTCGTGGCCGTCTACCAGATCACCAACGTGATCATCCGGCGGATGCGCGAAAGCGACGAGCGGCGGCTGAGCGCCATCCACCAGATGGAGCACACCCAGAAGCTCTCCTCCATCGGCCGCCTGGCCGCGGGCGTGGCCCACGAGATCAACAACCCCCTGGCGATCATCAACGAGAAGGCCGGACTCATGCGCGACCTCATCGGCCTGCGCCCGGACTTCCCGGACAAGGAACGCTTCCTGGCCCAGGTCGACGCCATCATCGCCTCGGTGAACCGGGGCCGGGGCATCACCCAGCGCATGCTCGGCTTCGCCCGACGCATGGACGTGAAGATCGAGCCCCTGGACATCAACCGTGTGCTCACCGAGACCATGGGCTTCCTGGAGCGCGAGGCCCAGTACCGCAACGTGAGCCTGGAGCGGGAGCTGGCCGAGGGCCTGCCGCCCATCCCCTCGGACCAGGGACAGATCCAGCAGGTCTTCCTGAACGTGCTCAACAACGCCCTGGCCGCCGTGCCCGACGGCGGGCTCATCAAGGTGATCACCGCCGACCTCGACGAACGCTTCGTGGCCGTGTCCATCGAGGACAACGGCTGCGGCATGTGCGAGGAGACGGTCAAGCACATGTTCGAACCCTTCTTCACCACCAAGAAGGACAAGGGCACCGGACTCGGCATGTCCATCACCTACGGCATCGTCAAACGCCTCGGCGGCGAGATCCAGGTGCGAAGCAGGCAGGGCGAGGGAACAACCATCACCATCCTGCTGCCCAAGAAGCAGGCGGAGGGCTAG
- a CDS encoding response regulator: MDVKDWKILLVDDEVEFVSTLAERLELRGMSPRLAHDGESALKAVAQDPPQVMVLDVMMPGMKGLDVLRRVKESHPGVQVILLTGQGKTRDGIEGMKLGAFFYMMKPLDLDELIAKLGEAVAAGGGA; encoded by the coding sequence ATGGACGTCAAGGACTGGAAGATTCTCCTGGTGGACGACGAGGTGGAGTTCGTCTCCACCCTGGCCGAACGCCTGGAGCTGCGCGGCATGTCGCCCCGCCTGGCCCACGACGGCGAATCCGCGCTCAAGGCCGTGGCCCAGGACCCGCCCCAGGTCATGGTCCTGGACGTGATGATGCCGGGCATGAAGGGCCTGGACGTGCTCCGGCGGGTCAAGGAAAGCCATCCGGGGGTGCAGGTCATCCTGCTCACCGGCCAGGGCAAGACCCGCGACGGCATCGAGGGCATGAAACTGGGCGCATTCTTCTACATGATGAAACCCCTGGATCTCGACGAACTCATCGCCAAGCTGGGCGAGGCCGTCGCGGCCGGAGGCGGGGCCTAG
- a CDS encoding response regulator, which translates to MSEIKLLLVDDEEGFVTTLAERLGLRGIEPRVALNGARALELIEEDEPGVMVLDLRMPGMSGTEVLREVKSRWPAIRVIMLTGHGSDAERETCMGLGAAAYHKKPLDIEELLGSIRAVSRTPGRGGRGGA; encoded by the coding sequence ATGTCCGAGATCAAGCTCCTGCTGGTGGACGACGAGGAAGGCTTCGTGACCACCTTGGCCGAGCGCCTCGGGCTGCGGGGCATCGAGCCCCGCGTGGCCCTGAACGGCGCGCGGGCCCTGGAGCTGATCGAGGAGGATGAACCCGGGGTCATGGTCCTGGACCTGCGCATGCCGGGCATGAGCGGCACGGAGGTGCTGCGCGAGGTGAAGTCCCGCTGGCCCGCCATCCGGGTCATCATGCTCACCGGGCACGGCTCCGACGCCGAACGCGAGACCTGCATGGGCCTGGGCGCGGCGGCCTACCACAAGAAACCCCTGGACATCGAGGAACTGCTGGGCAGCATCCGGGCCGTCTCCCGGACGCCGGGACGCGGGGGACGGGGCGGCGCATGA